A window of the Dunckerocampus dactyliophorus isolate RoL2022-P2 chromosome 19, RoL_Ddac_1.1, whole genome shotgun sequence genome harbors these coding sequences:
- the ccnk gene encoding cyclin-K isoform X3 has translation MKESKDNMSAMGQTMLDHIKPCWYWDKKDLAHTPSQSEGLDPGTEARYRREGARFIFDVGTRLGLHYDTLATGIIYFHRFYMFHSFKQFPRYVTGACCLFLAGKVEETPKKCKDIIKTARSLLNDVQFAQFGDDPKEEVMVLERILLQTIKFDLQVEHPYMFLLRYVKQLKGEKNKVCKVLQMAWTFVNDSLCTMLSLQWEPEIIAVAVMYLAGRLCKFDIQEWTAKQSSRRWWEQFVQDVPVELLEDICHQILDLYSHGNKPIPQQVQEKERGPASMPPAPPVPQAPPQAANPPLPPTKKTSPQGGSPARQLKRAHASPKDEPKPPEQVGSKIPRLESPMPPLPTSQPPPERKPAAPAPPTEAEPQSEAVPPPPSQPPPLPHRPPPPPPSNYVMSTTSSYMSGEGYQSLQSMMKTEAPSYAPPMPPTYAPPMPPYHVYPPPTAPPPVPPPPATYPPPTMPPSYPPPGYNSYPPPHMPPTHVPPPGIGLPPTGYPPPPPVPQGQPQVPLPPPPGMPMNRGGWMR, from the exons ATGAAGGAGTCCAAGGACAACATGTCCGCGATGGGCCAGACCatgttggaccacatcaagcCATGCTGGTACTGGGACAAGAAGGACTTAGCCCACACCCCCTCCCAGTCTGAAGGCCTGGACCCTGGCACTGAGGCCCGCTACCGCAGAGAGGGGGCTCGCTTCATATTCGACGTGGGCACACGACTCGGCCT ACACTACGACACGCTGGCGACGGGCATCATCTACTTCCACCGCTTCTACATGTTTCACTCCTTCAAGCAGTTCCCCAGATAC GTGACGGGTGCCTGCTGCCTCTTCCTGGCTGGCAAAGTGGAGGAAACGCCCAAAAAGTGCAAAGATATCATCAAGACGGCGCGCAGTTTGCTCAACGACGTGCAGTTTGCTCAATTTGGAGACGACCCAAAG GAGGAGGTGATGGTGTTGGAGAGGATCCTCCTCCAGACCATCAAGTTCGACCTGCAGGTGGAGCATCCTTACATGTTCCTGCTGCGCTACGTCAAGCAGCTCAAAG GGGAGAAGAACAAAGTGTGCAAGGTGCTCCAAATGGCCTGGACCTTCGTCAACGACAG CCTGTGCACCATGCTGTCGCTGCAGTGGGAGCCAGAGATCATCGCCGTGGCCGTCATGTACCTCGCCGGCCGCCTCTGCAAGTTTGACATCCAGGAGTGGACCGCCAAGCAGTCGTCACGCCGCTGGTGGGAGCAGTTTGTCCAGGACGTCCCCGTGGAGCTGCTGGAAG ACATCTGTCATCAGATCCTGGACCTCTACTCCCACGGCAACAAGCCCATCCCTCAGCAGGTGCAGGAGAAGGAGCGCGGGCCCGCCTCCATGCCACCCGCCCCTCCGGTGCCGCAGGCTCCGCCCCAGGCCGCCAACCCTCCCCTGCCGCCGACCAAGAAGACGTCCCCTCAGGGAGGCAGCCCCGCACGCCAGCTCAAACGCGCACAC GCCTCCCCCAAGGATGAACCAAAGCCCCCAG AACAAGTTGGATCAAAGATTCCTCGACTGGAGAGCCCCATGCCCCCTCTGCCTACATCACAGCCGCCCCCAG AGCGTAAACCCGCCGCTCCAGCCCCTCCCACCGAAGCAGAACCACAGAGCGAAGCTGTTCCCCCGCCCCCTAGCCAGCCCCCTCCCCTTCCACACCGGCCCCCACCGCCGCCGCCCTCCAACTACGTCATGTCCACTACCAGCTCCTACATGTCAGGGGAGGGCTACCAGAGTCTGCAATCCATGATGAAGACTGAGGCCCCCTCCTACGCTCCGCCAATGCCGCCCACTTACGCACCCCCGATGCCACCCTACCACGTTTACCCTCCACCCACAGCTCCCCCGCCAGTCCCTCCCCCACCTGCCACTTACCCACCGCCCACTATGCCTCCAAGCTATCCACCGCCAGGTTACAACAGCTACCCACCACCACACATGCCCCCCACCCATGTACCCCCTCCTGGCATAGGTCTCCCTCCGACCGGGTACCCGCCTCCACCCCCCGTGCCTCAAGGTCAACCACAGGTGCCCCTACCTCCGCCACCTGGCATGCCCATGAACCGTGGAGGGTGGATGAGATGA
- the ccnk gene encoding cyclin-K isoform X2, with the protein MLKVSTAGPSSIASPQQMKESKDNMSAMGQTMLDHIKPCWYWDKKDLAHTPSQSEGLDPGTEARYRREGARFIFDVGTRLGLHYDTLATGIIYFHRFYMFHSFKQFPRYVTGACCLFLAGKVEETPKKCKDIIKTARSLLNDVQFAQFGDDPKEEVMVLERILLQTIKFDLQVEHPYMFLLRYVKQLKGEKNKVCKVLQMAWTFVNDSLCTMLSLQWEPEIIAVAVMYLAGRLCKFDIQEWTAKQSSRRWWEQFVQDVPVELLEDICHQILDLYSHGNKPIPQQVQEKERGPASMPPAPPVPQAPPQAANPPLPPTKKTSPQGGSPARQLKRAHASPKDEPKPPEQVGSKIPRLESPMPPLPTSQPPPERKPAAPAPPTEAEPQSEAVPPPPSQPPPLPHRPPPPPPSNYVMSTTSSYMSGEGYQSLQSMMKTEAPSYAPPMPPTYAPPMPPYHVYPPPTAPPPVPPPPATYPPPTMPPSYPPPGYNSYPPPHMPPTHVPPPGIGLPPTGYPPPPPVPQGQPQVPLPPPPGMPMNRGGWMR; encoded by the exons ATGTTAAAG GTCAGCACGGCAGGCCCGTCTTCCATCGCCTCCCCTCAGCAAATGAAGGAGTCCAAGGACAACATGTCCGCGATGGGCCAGACCatgttggaccacatcaagcCATGCTGGTACTGGGACAAGAAGGACTTAGCCCACACCCCCTCCCAGTCTGAAGGCCTGGACCCTGGCACTGAGGCCCGCTACCGCAGAGAGGGGGCTCGCTTCATATTCGACGTGGGCACACGACTCGGCCT ACACTACGACACGCTGGCGACGGGCATCATCTACTTCCACCGCTTCTACATGTTTCACTCCTTCAAGCAGTTCCCCAGATAC GTGACGGGTGCCTGCTGCCTCTTCCTGGCTGGCAAAGTGGAGGAAACGCCCAAAAAGTGCAAAGATATCATCAAGACGGCGCGCAGTTTGCTCAACGACGTGCAGTTTGCTCAATTTGGAGACGACCCAAAG GAGGAGGTGATGGTGTTGGAGAGGATCCTCCTCCAGACCATCAAGTTCGACCTGCAGGTGGAGCATCCTTACATGTTCCTGCTGCGCTACGTCAAGCAGCTCAAAG GGGAGAAGAACAAAGTGTGCAAGGTGCTCCAAATGGCCTGGACCTTCGTCAACGACAG CCTGTGCACCATGCTGTCGCTGCAGTGGGAGCCAGAGATCATCGCCGTGGCCGTCATGTACCTCGCCGGCCGCCTCTGCAAGTTTGACATCCAGGAGTGGACCGCCAAGCAGTCGTCACGCCGCTGGTGGGAGCAGTTTGTCCAGGACGTCCCCGTGGAGCTGCTGGAAG ACATCTGTCATCAGATCCTGGACCTCTACTCCCACGGCAACAAGCCCATCCCTCAGCAGGTGCAGGAGAAGGAGCGCGGGCCCGCCTCCATGCCACCCGCCCCTCCGGTGCCGCAGGCTCCGCCCCAGGCCGCCAACCCTCCCCTGCCGCCGACCAAGAAGACGTCCCCTCAGGGAGGCAGCCCCGCACGCCAGCTCAAACGCGCACAC GCCTCCCCCAAGGATGAACCAAAGCCCCCAG AACAAGTTGGATCAAAGATTCCTCGACTGGAGAGCCCCATGCCCCCTCTGCCTACATCACAGCCGCCCCCAG AGCGTAAACCCGCCGCTCCAGCCCCTCCCACCGAAGCAGAACCACAGAGCGAAGCTGTTCCCCCGCCCCCTAGCCAGCCCCCTCCCCTTCCACACCGGCCCCCACCGCCGCCGCCCTCCAACTACGTCATGTCCACTACCAGCTCCTACATGTCAGGGGAGGGCTACCAGAGTCTGCAATCCATGATGAAGACTGAGGCCCCCTCCTACGCTCCGCCAATGCCGCCCACTTACGCACCCCCGATGCCACCCTACCACGTTTACCCTCCACCCACAGCTCCCCCGCCAGTCCCTCCCCCACCTGCCACTTACCCACCGCCCACTATGCCTCCAAGCTATCCACCGCCAGGTTACAACAGCTACCCACCACCACACATGCCCCCCACCCATGTACCCCCTCCTGGCATAGGTCTCCCTCCGACCGGGTACCCGCCTCCACCCCCCGTGCCTCAAGGTCAACCACAGGTGCCCCTACCTCCGCCACCTGGCATGCCCATGAACCGTGGAGGGTGGATGAGATGA
- the ccnk gene encoding cyclin-K isoform X1 → MLKQVSTAGPSSIASPQQMKESKDNMSAMGQTMLDHIKPCWYWDKKDLAHTPSQSEGLDPGTEARYRREGARFIFDVGTRLGLHYDTLATGIIYFHRFYMFHSFKQFPRYVTGACCLFLAGKVEETPKKCKDIIKTARSLLNDVQFAQFGDDPKEEVMVLERILLQTIKFDLQVEHPYMFLLRYVKQLKGEKNKVCKVLQMAWTFVNDSLCTMLSLQWEPEIIAVAVMYLAGRLCKFDIQEWTAKQSSRRWWEQFVQDVPVELLEDICHQILDLYSHGNKPIPQQVQEKERGPASMPPAPPVPQAPPQAANPPLPPTKKTSPQGGSPARQLKRAHASPKDEPKPPEQVGSKIPRLESPMPPLPTSQPPPERKPAAPAPPTEAEPQSEAVPPPPSQPPPLPHRPPPPPPSNYVMSTTSSYMSGEGYQSLQSMMKTEAPSYAPPMPPTYAPPMPPYHVYPPPTAPPPVPPPPATYPPPTMPPSYPPPGYNSYPPPHMPPTHVPPPGIGLPPTGYPPPPPVPQGQPQVPLPPPPGMPMNRGGWMR, encoded by the exons ATGTTAAAG CAGGTCAGCACGGCAGGCCCGTCTTCCATCGCCTCCCCTCAGCAAATGAAGGAGTCCAAGGACAACATGTCCGCGATGGGCCAGACCatgttggaccacatcaagcCATGCTGGTACTGGGACAAGAAGGACTTAGCCCACACCCCCTCCCAGTCTGAAGGCCTGGACCCTGGCACTGAGGCCCGCTACCGCAGAGAGGGGGCTCGCTTCATATTCGACGTGGGCACACGACTCGGCCT ACACTACGACACGCTGGCGACGGGCATCATCTACTTCCACCGCTTCTACATGTTTCACTCCTTCAAGCAGTTCCCCAGATAC GTGACGGGTGCCTGCTGCCTCTTCCTGGCTGGCAAAGTGGAGGAAACGCCCAAAAAGTGCAAAGATATCATCAAGACGGCGCGCAGTTTGCTCAACGACGTGCAGTTTGCTCAATTTGGAGACGACCCAAAG GAGGAGGTGATGGTGTTGGAGAGGATCCTCCTCCAGACCATCAAGTTCGACCTGCAGGTGGAGCATCCTTACATGTTCCTGCTGCGCTACGTCAAGCAGCTCAAAG GGGAGAAGAACAAAGTGTGCAAGGTGCTCCAAATGGCCTGGACCTTCGTCAACGACAG CCTGTGCACCATGCTGTCGCTGCAGTGGGAGCCAGAGATCATCGCCGTGGCCGTCATGTACCTCGCCGGCCGCCTCTGCAAGTTTGACATCCAGGAGTGGACCGCCAAGCAGTCGTCACGCCGCTGGTGGGAGCAGTTTGTCCAGGACGTCCCCGTGGAGCTGCTGGAAG ACATCTGTCATCAGATCCTGGACCTCTACTCCCACGGCAACAAGCCCATCCCTCAGCAGGTGCAGGAGAAGGAGCGCGGGCCCGCCTCCATGCCACCCGCCCCTCCGGTGCCGCAGGCTCCGCCCCAGGCCGCCAACCCTCCCCTGCCGCCGACCAAGAAGACGTCCCCTCAGGGAGGCAGCCCCGCACGCCAGCTCAAACGCGCACAC GCCTCCCCCAAGGATGAACCAAAGCCCCCAG AACAAGTTGGATCAAAGATTCCTCGACTGGAGAGCCCCATGCCCCCTCTGCCTACATCACAGCCGCCCCCAG AGCGTAAACCCGCCGCTCCAGCCCCTCCCACCGAAGCAGAACCACAGAGCGAAGCTGTTCCCCCGCCCCCTAGCCAGCCCCCTCCCCTTCCACACCGGCCCCCACCGCCGCCGCCCTCCAACTACGTCATGTCCACTACCAGCTCCTACATGTCAGGGGAGGGCTACCAGAGTCTGCAATCCATGATGAAGACTGAGGCCCCCTCCTACGCTCCGCCAATGCCGCCCACTTACGCACCCCCGATGCCACCCTACCACGTTTACCCTCCACCCACAGCTCCCCCGCCAGTCCCTCCCCCACCTGCCACTTACCCACCGCCCACTATGCCTCCAAGCTATCCACCGCCAGGTTACAACAGCTACCCACCACCACACATGCCCCCCACCCATGTACCCCCTCCTGGCATAGGTCTCCCTCCGACCGGGTACCCGCCTCCACCCCCCGTGCCTCAAGGTCAACCACAGGTGCCCCTACCTCCGCCACCTGGCATGCCCATGAACCGTGGAGGGTGGATGAGATGA